The DNA window CACTTCTTGCTGACATTTGTTCGCCGCGTCTCGAACGTCCGACGTCGGCGCAACGGCCGAGAGGAAAGTTTGCGCGGTGGTGCCGTCGTTCAAGTCGGCGACGGCCGTTTCGATTGCCTGAACCGAGTCGGCGAATGTCCATTCGGGCGCGGACTGTGACTCGATCTTCGCGATCTCGGTTTTTGTCGTAGCGATTTGGTCTTCACACGACTGCAGCACCTGGGCCGCCGTTTGATGCCATTGCAGGCCGGTCGCGGGCGGAAGCGTTTCCGGCGCCGGCGCGGCGATGGCTCCGAGCGGCGCGCTGGCGAAAGCGAGTACGAACGCGGCCGCCGAAACGACGCCGAGGAGATGCTTGTTCATGAATGTCCTTTTGGGAAAAGGCCTAGATTATAAGAACAACCGGTCCGGATCCAGCACATCTCGAAGCAGATGGAGCTCTTCACTTGTGGGCGGCGGAATATTTTCGAGCGTCGCGCGCACGCGAAGCGGCCAGCCCACCTTGTGCTTGACTTCTTCAACCTCGACGTTGGGATAGATGCCCACCAATTCGAGCTCGCCGTCGTCTGGTGACGGCTCCAAAATACCCACATCGGTGACGATCCGCACTGGACCGCCGCCCGGCTGCTTCAGTTCCTTTCGCGTTCCATATTTCCCCGCGTGGCCCGGCGATGTGATGAAATCCACCGAGGCCGGAAATGAGCGCGCGGATAGCGCGGTGGCGATGATAACTCGGTGTGCATGCACTGCGATCTCGCACGCGCCGCCGCTGCCCGGCAAACGCACTTTCGGTTTGTCGTACGATCCGATCACGGTCGAGTTGATATTGCCGTAGCGATCGACTTGCGCGCCGCCGAGGAAGCCGACCTGAATCCGCCCCCCTTGAAGATACATCATGAAAATATCCGCCATCGATGCGACGGACAGTGAACCGGTGACAAGCGCCGGA is part of the Candidatus Eremiobacteraceae bacterium genome and encodes:
- a CDS encoding CoA-transferase, translating into MAVRAAKELRDGDVVFVGIGLPNLACNLARATHAPNLVLIYESGAVGAVPDRLPVSIGDPALVTGSLSVASMADIFMMYLQGGRIQVGFLGGAQVDRYGNINSTVIGSYDKPKVRLPGSGGACEIAVHAHRVIIATALSARSFPASVDFITSPGHAGKYGTRKELKQPGGGPVRIVTDVGILEPSPDDGELELVGIYPNVEVEEVKHKVGWPLRVRATLENIPPPTSEELHLLRDVLDPDRLFL